One Mytilus trossulus isolate FHL-02 chromosome 5, PNRI_Mtr1.1.1.hap1, whole genome shotgun sequence DNA segment encodes these proteins:
- the LOC134718367 gene encoding uncharacterized protein LOC134718367 — translation MWTLKEYQGRKLMFSGFVGLSFDKEHDIVVCVEGNKILLHLVHKRSKGLIIPDLATSVRDCLFVSLERISEFYQSTIHCKANNKLPFQTEYSCSKLNCFTPEEYMVVDTEEFLCEHGENIKHNWRVWNQKLEQMQCDPSCPGLSEYSLDQIPSNPELLRLSGNCEEDLIHELALRLGMEEIDWRDIGKNYTGNTQMVKFLTLIHLKKNYSICFGDLDKSLQEMKITTHTLCMVRRRKQVKSRIPDDILDCIPTDEILDKLAPQIGKMVFQLGTELGLSIADLENIDKCSPNLTAQNKEVLFTWRKDRSVKPTIRVIKQALVNIRKGVRCLEEVVKNIDAKTLRAVEIVTDKVRDNADRIIQDIQTSQILDHMMTHLVISVDDRRRIEQHAGQDDQNKALLDIVTKMREPAYSVFVDGLRIYGYEDIANDLKCDFSPSPTSTSAETKGLSVCNVPLYKVRLQKNYLKVITDIQHENIVDHLISREVVSVDDGKKIESGKTPQEKNRNLMDMLLRKNEQGFNEFLKALRKDSIYADLADQIEKTKVTSTDMATLHKCSK, via the exons ATGTGGACATTAAAAGAATACCAAGGACGGAAACTTATGTTTTCTGGGTTTGTTGGgttatcatttgataaagaGCATGATATTGTTGTCTGTGTAGAAGGAAATAAGATCTTACTGCACCTTGTCCACAAGCGCTCCAAGGGCCTGATAATACCTGATCTAGCCACCAGTGTCCGGGATTGTTTGTTTGTCAGTTTGGAGAGAATATCTGAATTTTATCAGTCAACTATCCATTGTAAAGCCAACAACAAGTTACCATTCCAAACTGAGTATTCCTGctcaaaattaaactgttttactCCAGAAGAATATATGGTTGTAGATACAGAGGAATTTCTTTGCGAACATGGTGAAAACATTAAACACAACTGGAGAGTTTGGAATCAGAAACTG GAACAAATGCAGTGTGATCCTAGTTGTCCAG GTTTGAGTGAATATTCTTTAGATCAAATTCCAAGTAACCCCGAGTTGCTTCGTCTTTCTGGTAATTGTGAGGAAGACTTGATACATGAGTTAGCACTTCGTCTTGGAATGGAAGAGATAGATTGGAGAGATATTGGCAAGAATTACACAGGAAATACACAGATGGTCAAGTTTTTGACACTTATTCACTTGAAAAAGAATTATTCAATATGTTTTGGAGATCTAGATAAAAGTTTgcaagaaatgaaaataacaacacACACATTATGCATG GTCAGAAGAAGAAAACAAGTGAAATCTA GAATTCCAGACGATATATTAGATTGTATCCCAACAGATGAAATTTTAGACAAGCTAGCACCACAAATTGGAAAAATGGTTTTTCAACTTGGAACAGAACTCGGATTGTCCATAGCGGATTTAGAAAATATCGACAAATGTAGTCCCAATTTGACAGCTCAAAATAAGGAAGTGTTATTTACTTGGAGAAAAGACAGATCAGTAAAACCTACAATACGGGTCATTAAACAAGCTTTAGTTAATATAAGAAAAGGTGTACGTTGTTTAGAGGAGGTTGTGAAGAACATAGATGCAAAAACATTAAGAGCTGTGGAAATTGTTACAG ATAAAGTCAGAGATAATGCAGACAGAATCATACAGGACATACAAACCAGCCAAATTTTAGACCATATGATGACACATCTGGTGATATCAGTAGATGACAGACGTCGTATTGAACAACATGCTGGACAAGATGATCAGAACAAAGCATTGCTGGATATTGTGACCAAAATGAGAGAACCTGCTTACAGTGTGTTTGTTGATGGATTACGTATTTATGGATACGAAGATATCGCTaatgatttgaaatgtgatTTCAGTCCAAGTCCAACATCAACATCTGCTGAAACTAAAG gcTTATCAGTTTGTAATGTTCCATTATATAAagttcgtctacaaaagaacTACCTCAAGGTCATAACTGATATACAACACGAGAACATAGTAGATCATCTAATATCAAGAGAGGTAGTGTCAGTTGATGATGGGAAGAAGATAGAATCTGGTAAAACACCACAGGAAAAGAACAGGAATTTAATGGACATGCTGTTGCGTAAAAATGAACAGGGATTTAATGAATTCCTCAAAGCCCTACGAAAAGACTCAATTTATGCAGATCTAGCAGATCAAATAGAGAAGACAAAAGTTACTAGCACAGATATGGCAACCCTTCATAAATgctcaaaataa